One Delphinus delphis chromosome 16, mDelDel1.2, whole genome shotgun sequence genomic window carries:
- the LOC138414306 gene encoding transforming acidic coiled-coil-containing protein 2-like, with translation MRTDKTINVFIVGSVGHGGSCSTSEGAASRYPCIMSPEVTEPRKHPQEATGQEDSPLPSPPEPWEQGSPLASVPFAEGAPEGCLASPAAEPEDCPLAQHPQREPSPNAPGYAPAAFVPGMDSSTQRRVVAIAPSAGRERGPKEEEGRKLSSSISIGQVPGISAAAPREPMTVQLCGEDGWPGGFESQGKEAAGGFPLPESARGAPMAPAAARPGQESSAGLEESPPEPENPTLRDPAPKCQVEGPPQDFTDDSGALRACPPSGSAPGATQGAGAKVAAGESCPRQVGVHPPPTELPWESLGPALAPGAKDSWEETLDAPDARGHSQTGR, from the exons ATGAGAACTgataaaacaataaatgttttcattgttGGCAGCGTCGGGCATGGAGGTTCCTGCTCCACTTCTGAAGGTGCTGCCAGCCGGTATCCCTGCATCATGTCCCCAGAGGTGACTGAGCCGAGGAAGCACCCACAGGAAGCCACGGGCCAAGAAGATTCTCCACTGCCCAGCCCACCGGAGCCCTGGGAGCAGGGGAGTCCCTTGGCCTCCGTGCCCTTTGCTGAGGGTGCCCCGGAAGGTTGCTTGGCAAGCCCAGCAGCGGAACCTGAAGATTGTCCCCTGGCTCAACACCCCCAGAGGGAACCTTCCCCAAATGCCCCAGGATACGCCCCAGCAGCCTTTGTCCCTGGGATGGACAGCTCTACTCAGCGTAGGGTGGTTGCAATCGCCCCCAGCGCCGGAAGAGAGAGAGGACCGAAGGAAGAGGAGGGGCGGAAACTGTCTTCCTCCATTTCCATTGGCCAGGTGCCGGGAATTTCAGCAGCTGCTCCTCGAGAGCCGATGACGGTGCAGCTGTGTGGAGAGGATGGCTGGCCTGGTGGTTTTGAGTCCCAAGGGAAAGAGGCTGCAGGTGGCTTTCCCCTGCCAGAGTCTGCGCGGGGAGCCCCCATGGCCCCTGCTGCAGCCCGACCAGGCCAAGAGAGCTCAGCCGGCCTGGAAGAATCCCCCCCAGAACCCGAGAACCCGACCCTGCGAGATCCAGCCCCTAAATGCCAAGTGGAGGGGCCGCCTCAGGACTTCACCGATGACTCGGGGGCGCTCAGGGCCTGCCCTCCCAGCGGGAGTGCTCCAGGGGCGACCCAAGGAGCAGGAGCGAAGGTCGCTGCCGGGGAAAGCTGCCCGCGGCAAGTGGGAGTGCATCCGCCGCCCACAGAGCTGCCCTGGGAGTCTCTGGGTCCTGCCCTGGCCCCGGGGGCCAAGGACTCTTGGGAGGAGACTCTGGATGCCCCTGATGCTCGGGGTCACTCGCAGACAGGGAG GTGA